CATCCAGACACCGGCCACGTAATCACCGCTGAACCCAATGAACCAAGCATCACGCGCGCCTTGCGTCGTGCCCGTCTTGCCAGCAATTTCCCAGCCTTCAACACCAGCTCGTCGGCCAGAACCACCTTCAACAACTTGATACATCATCCACGTCAGCTGTCGTGCGGCGCTTTCTTGAATAACCCGTTCGCGAATACCGCCTGTGGCTGTCAGAAGCGGTTCACTGTCTCCCGCCAGACGCAACTCAACGAGGCCATAAGGTTTCACTGCTGACCCGCCATTCAGAATACCCGCATACGCGCCTGTCATCTCAATCAGCGTGCTTTCAGATGCGCCGAGCGCGAGGGCAGGGCCATTCGCAAGCTCACTCACGATCCCAAAGCTTTCCGCAACAGAGCGCACGTTATCGCGCCCGACAAGCTCAGACAAAGCAACGGCGGGGATGTTGAGGGACTGTTGCAAGGCCTCGACCATCGTCACTTCACCTTCAAAACGTCCGGTATAGTTGCGTGGGCACCACTCCCCGGATCCCGGAGAAGTCCAGCACGTCGCTTCGTCCAGCAATATGTCAAACGGCGACATTCCAAGGTCTAATGCGGTGGCAAACACGAAGGGTTTGAATGCAGAACCAGTCTGGCGCAATGCTTGCGTCGCACGGTTGAACGCACCTGATGCGGTTAAGTCGCGCCCGCCAACCATGGCGCGTACCGCGCCGTCTGCTGACATTACAACAATCGCCGCTTGGGCTTCGGAACCAGCACGTACCTTGTTCTCGAACACCCAGACCAACGCTTCCTCAGCCGCCGTCTGGATACGCGGATCAAGCGTTGTGCGAATAATGACGTCTTCAGTTGTGCCGTCGGTAAAGAAGCTCGGCCCGCTGTCCATCACCCAATCGGCAAAATACCCGCCAGCCCGCGCACGGGCCGCTTGAGACAAAGTCGCAGGGTTGGCTTGCGCGATCGCTTCTTCTTGTGGCGTCAAATAGCCTTCGTCGCGCATAAGACGCAGAACCGTCGCGCCACGATCTTGGGCGCGTTGCAGGTTACGGGTAGGCGCACGTGCAGAAGGCGCTTGCAGCAAACCCGCAAGCATCGCGGATTGCGGCGCATTTACTTCGCGCGCTGACACGCCAAAGTATCGTTGCGACGCGGCCTCAAACCCACGGCTACCTGCACCAAGATAGGCGCGGTTCAGATAGATCGTTAAAATTTCTTCCTTGGTGTATCGCGCTTCCATTGCGAACGCGTAGGTCGCTTCTTGAACTTTGCGCCATAGCGTCGTGCGGCGACAGTCCGCTTCATAGGCGGTTTCATCTTCCCACGTGTTCGGATCAAACGGGCGACCGAAGCACAACAACTTAGCTGTTTGTTGTGTCAGCGAAGAGCCACCCGCACCTGACAGCGGGTTGCCGCCATTGCGGTAGTTGCGCACCATCGCCGCACCAGTCGCATAGAAATCGACACCGAAGTGCCAATAGAACCGTTTGTCCTCGGTGGCGATAACAGCGTTGCGCAGGTTCTCGTTCACATCTTGTGCGCGGATCATCCCGCCAAACTGGTCACCGCGCCAAGCGAACGTTTCGCCGCGCGCATCCAGAAGTGTCACCGAACCTCGCGTCCGCCCATCAACAAGTTCATCAATTGGGGGCAGGGTGGATGCATAATAAAAGACACCGATACCAACCAGCAACCCGACAACCAATGTGCCACGCCATGCGATGCGCCAAAACAGGATCATTAGCCACTTGAAAGGCCAGAGGAGCGTACCGAGCAATCCACGCCGTTTCGGCGCAGCTTTGCGACGGCGGACGGGCTTTGCCGCTTTGCGCTTCTTTGGGGCGGGTCTGCTACGCTTTTCAGCCACCAAAGGCGGTTTTGATCCTCGTCTACCAGTCATATCTGCCCACTAACCCACTCAAATTCTACGCGCCTTATGGCGTCTGTTATGCGCATGTTACCGCCCCTGATTCCAAAAGTAGAGCGCGATGTCCGCCCCATGAGCACTTTTCTGCTTGCTCAAAAAGTAGGCGAAACGGTGAAATTGTGCATTTTTTGTGCGAAATGCACTGATCGCGAGCAAAACTAACAGGCGCGAGTCTTGAGCTGTCGAGTGCTTAACGTCCTTTTAAGCCAAAGCAGGCCGGTCGGCTTGCTCGGGAATAATCGGAAGGGACACGCGTGAAACTCATTATCGCAACAATCAAACCGTTCAAGCTGGAGGAAGTTCGCGAAGCGCTGACGTCCATCGGTGTTCGGGGAATGATGGTAACAGAAATCAAAGGCTTCGGAGCGCAATCCGGCCACACTGAAATCTACCGCGGCGCTGAGTACGCGGTGAACTTCGTTCCAAAAGTAAAACTCGAAATCGTTGTCACGGCGGCAATGGCCGATGAAGTCGTTCAGACCATCGCAACAACCGCCAAGACCGACAAAATCGGTGATGGCAAGATCTTCGTGCTGGACGTGCAAAGCACCCTGCGCATTCGCACCGGCGAAACAAATGACGACGCAATCTAAGCGACCTGTGGAGAACAAACAGATGAAATTCGTAAAAACACTTTCGGTTGCGGGCGCTCTAACAGCACTCCCAACCCTCGCGCTGGCGCAAGAAGCCGCCGCACCGACCTTTGACGAGATCGGCCCCTATCTCATGACAACGTTGCTGTTCCTCGTGGCCGGCTTCCTCGTCTTCTTCATGGCCGCTGGCTTTGCGATGCTCGAAGCGGGCCTTGTGCG
This Octadecabacter temperatus DNA region includes the following protein-coding sequences:
- a CDS encoding transglycosylase domain-containing protein, with translation MTGRRGSKPPLVAEKRSRPAPKKRKAAKPVRRRKAAPKRRGLLGTLLWPFKWLMILFWRIAWRGTLVVGLLVGIGVFYYASTLPPIDELVDGRTRGSVTLLDARGETFAWRGDQFGGMIRAQDVNENLRNAVIATEDKRFYWHFGVDFYATGAAMVRNYRNGGNPLSGAGGSSLTQQTAKLLCFGRPFDPNTWEDETAYEADCRRTTLWRKVQEATYAFAMEARYTKEEILTIYLNRAYLGAGSRGFEAASQRYFGVSAREVNAPQSAMLAGLLQAPSARAPTRNLQRAQDRGATVLRLMRDEGYLTPQEEAIAQANPATLSQAARARAGGYFADWVMDSGPSFFTDGTTEDVIIRTTLDPRIQTAAEEALVWVFENKVRAGSEAQAAIVVMSADGAVRAMVGGRDLTASGAFNRATQALRQTGSAFKPFVFATALDLGMSPFDILLDEATCWTSPGSGEWCPRNYTGRFEGEVTMVEALQQSLNIPAVALSELVGRDNVRSVAESFGIVSELANGPALALGASESTLIEMTGAYAGILNGGSAVKPYGLVELRLAGDSEPLLTATGGIRERVIQESAARQLTWMMYQVVEGGSGRRAGVEGWEIAGKTGTTQGARDAWFIGFSGDYVAGVWMGYDNNTPLTGVTGSGLPAEIWHETMARVLSGLTPTPLPMEVPTQAVAPQPQPQTGQGGDGLGFTPEEADTIINDLLRELQNSGG
- a CDS encoding P-II family nitrogen regulator, which produces MKLIIATIKPFKLEEVREALTSIGVRGMMVTEIKGFGAQSGHTEIYRGAEYAVNFVPKVKLEIVVTAAMADEVVQTIATTAKTDKIGDGKIFVLDVQSTLRIRTGETNDDAI